In the genome of Gloeotrichia echinulata CP02, one region contains:
- a CDS encoding OFA family MFS transporter, with the protein MNNIKLFGMSAEKGRWFMIPLGATVLLCLGTVYSWSIFRKPLEKLLNIGATESLLPFTVLLVLFALLMPITGFYINRFGANIVTAVGGVVMGIGYVLSGFGDNIYQLTITYGVIAGVGVGIAYGVPLAVAAKWFPDKKGIAIGLTVIGFGLSPFITAPLAKSLIETYGVKQTFVILGIAFTAIILAISTVLKTPPDGWKPAGWNPPVSVETNASSTSELPITQTPAFYGLWLCYTIGSFSGLAAIGIASPLGQEIVKLDPTTAANTVSLFAVFNGLGRLFFGWFTDRFTPKFGAIFAFVLVIIASILMLKVGEGDAITYLVAFSLFYFSFGGWLAIAPTTTLILFPPADYAKNYGIVFTAYGAGALGGTLLAGRIRDIFGSYTLFFYPTMALAILGIVLAVFMLKRSFSSAVVAE; encoded by the coding sequence ATGAATAATATTAAACTGTTTGGTATGTCGGCGGAAAAGGGCAGATGGTTTATGATACCTCTTGGTGCAACTGTCTTACTCTGTTTGGGTACTGTTTATTCGTGGAGTATCTTTAGAAAACCTTTAGAAAAGTTGCTGAATATTGGTGCAACTGAAAGCTTATTACCATTTACAGTCCTGCTGGTACTTTTTGCCCTGTTAATGCCAATTACTGGCTTTTACATCAACCGCTTTGGTGCTAATATTGTCACCGCTGTTGGTGGTGTGGTCATGGGAATTGGTTATGTCCTTTCTGGTTTCGGTGACAATATCTATCAGCTAACTATCACTTACGGTGTAATTGCTGGTGTGGGTGTGGGGATAGCTTATGGTGTACCGTTAGCAGTTGCTGCTAAATGGTTTCCTGACAAAAAAGGTATTGCTATTGGCTTAACTGTCATTGGTTTTGGTCTGTCACCTTTTATTACAGCACCTTTAGCAAAATCACTGATTGAGACTTACGGAGTCAAACAAACATTTGTCATCTTAGGTATTGCTTTTACAGCGATTATTTTGGCAATTTCCACTGTACTCAAGACACCACCAGATGGCTGGAAGCCTGCAGGTTGGAATCCTCCTGTGTCCGTAGAGACAAATGCATCTAGCACCAGTGAACTACCAATCACACAAACCCCAGCATTTTATGGCTTATGGTTATGCTATACCATTGGCTCTTTTTCTGGACTGGCGGCGATTGGTATTGCTAGCCCTTTGGGTCAGGAAATTGTTAAACTAGATCCAACAACAGCAGCCAATACAGTTTCCTTATTTGCCGTTTTTAATGGTTTGGGGCGTCTGTTTTTTGGTTGGTTCACTGACCGTTTTACACCTAAATTTGGGGCAATTTTCGCCTTCGTCCTCGTTATCATCGCCTCGATTTTGATGTTGAAAGTTGGTGAGGGTGATGCAATTACTTATTTAGTCGCATTTTCTCTGTTTTATTTTTCTTTTGGTGGTTGGTTAGCCATTGCGCCAACGACAACTTTAATTCTGTTTCCACCAGCGGACTATGCTAAAAATTACGGCATTGTCTTCACCGCTTATGGTGCTGGTGCTTTAGGCGGGACTTTGCTAGCAGGCAGAATTAGGGATATATTCGGCAGTTACACTCTTTTCTTTTATCCCACTATGGCTTTAGCAATTTTGGGAATTGTGTTAGCTGTATTCATGCTCAAACGCAGTTTCTCTAGTGCTGTGGTTGCTGAGTAA
- a CDS encoding HlyD family efflux transporter periplasmic adaptor subunit has product MKYSLAANAAQARQTKQTFAKPDEQLSYELGKAVQELPPLYTRLLAGTMSIVVFGAIAWAHFSQIDEVATAQGELIASTQVRPVTSLGNGTIVTVKVKEGDRVTKDQVLIQRDPDLQTSDVVRLANAKKLIQEDLERLDAERIGAKATGTKLQNELLNSRLSDYKARQAGAEAEANRQQALIAQAKVRLNRLQENLVNAKTSLVNAKTNLVNAQSIRTKIESNLAIAQQREQGLRSLITPGAVPRVDYLEAQERLNRAKTEITRAQDEVTNAQNRITEAEDKVTSLEKDIAAQVQEIHQGEQAYQGARNQAQRLASERQSEILTQRNKRNEELANVAGQLEQARKQQAGETIKAPVSGTIYKIKATKGPVQAGEELLSILPEGEEMLLEVKVLNRDIGFIRRGMNAKVKMATFPFQEFGTIDGTVVQISPNAIADKELGLVFPTRIKLSKHSVIVRGQAVTFTPGMAASGEIVTRKKSILTFIIEPVTKRFSEAFSLR; this is encoded by the coding sequence ATGAAATATTCCCTAGCAGCAAATGCTGCTCAAGCACGTCAAACAAAACAGACATTTGCTAAACCAGACGAACAACTATCCTATGAATTGGGTAAGGCGGTACAAGAATTACCACCGCTTTACACCAGATTATTAGCGGGAACAATGAGCATAGTAGTATTTGGGGCGATCGCCTGGGCGCATTTTTCCCAAATCGATGAAGTCGCGACAGCGCAAGGGGAATTAATTGCTTCTACACAAGTGCGACCTGTGACATCCTTGGGTAATGGCACAATTGTGACTGTTAAGGTAAAAGAAGGCGATCGCGTTACCAAAGACCAAGTATTGATTCAACGAGATCCTGACTTACAAACAAGCGATGTTGTCCGTCTGGCTAACGCTAAGAAGTTGATTCAGGAAGACTTGGAACGGTTGGATGCAGAACGTATCGGAGCTAAAGCTACCGGCACAAAACTACAAAATGAATTGTTAAACTCGCGTCTATCAGACTACAAAGCGCGTCAAGCAGGTGCTGAAGCCGAAGCCAATCGCCAACAGGCGTTAATTGCTCAGGCCAAAGTGCGGTTAAATCGCTTACAAGAAAACCTAGTCAACGCCAAAACTAGCCTAGTCAACGCCAAAACCAACCTAGTCAACGCCCAAAGCATCCGCACTAAAATAGAAAGCAACCTGGCGATCGCTCAACAAAGAGAACAAGGGCTACGCTCCCTCATTACTCCTGGTGCTGTACCCAGAGTTGATTACTTGGAAGCACAAGAAAGATTAAATCGTGCCAAAACAGAAATTACCAGGGCACAAGATGAAGTTACCAATGCCCAAAATAGAATCACAGAAGCCGAAGATAAAGTAACATCTTTAGAAAAAGATATTGCAGCTCAAGTGCAAGAAATTCACCAAGGCGAACAAGCCTATCAAGGCGCTCGCAATCAAGCGCAGCGTCTGGCTTCAGAACGCCAAAGTGAAATTTTGACCCAGAGGAACAAGCGCAATGAAGAACTAGCCAACGTTGCTGGTCAATTAGAGCAAGCGAGAAAGCAACAAGCAGGAGAAACAATCAAGGCTCCCGTTTCCGGGACAATTTACAAAATTAAAGCCACCAAAGGACCAGTACAAGCAGGTGAAGAACTACTGTCAATTTTGCCAGAAGGCGAAGAAATGCTACTCGAAGTTAAAGTCCTCAACCGCGACATCGGATTTATTCGCCGAGGGATGAACGCAAAAGTAAAAATGGCGACTTTCCCCTTCCAGGAATTTGGTACTATTGATGGTACAGTCGTCCAAATCAGTCCGAATGCAATTGCCGACAAAGAATTAGGCTTAGTTTTCCCTACCAGAATTAAGCTGAGTAAACATTCCGTGATCGTCCGAGGTCAAGCAGTCACATTTACTCCTGGGATGGCCGCCAGTGGTGAAATTGTCACTCGGAAAAAGTCAATTTTGACATTTATCATTGAGCCTGTGACAAAGCGATTTAGCGAAGCATTTTCTTTGCGGTAA
- a CDS encoding IS607 family transposase, which translates to MDKSGEMTISIGDAAQQLGVSVITLRRWADSGKIRSERSPSGQRRFYLADIKRITPRDLKQLDDRVTINYARVSSHDQKEDLVRQVQVLEAFSSANGWQFETIQDLGSGLNYNKKGLQKLLKRIMQGDVGRLVLTHKDRLLRFGSEIVFAMCAEFETEVVIINKSAEETTFEQELVTDMIELITVFSARLYGSRSKKNKKLIDGMTQVVKEVS; encoded by the coding sequence ATGGACAAATCCGGTGAAATGACAATCAGTATTGGAGACGCTGCACAACAGCTAGGTGTCTCAGTCATAACTTTAAGGAGGTGGGCAGACTCAGGAAAGATACGTTCAGAGCGTTCACCTTCAGGACAGAGAAGATTTTATCTAGCAGACATTAAACGCATTACTCCTAGAGATTTAAAGCAGTTAGATGACCGCGTAACCATAAATTACGCCAGAGTTTCAAGCCACGACCAGAAGGAAGATTTAGTGCGTCAAGTGCAGGTATTAGAAGCATTTAGTTCTGCTAATGGATGGCAGTTTGAAACCATTCAAGATTTAGGCAGTGGTTTAAACTACAACAAAAAAGGACTTCAAAAATTGCTCAAACGCATTATGCAAGGTGATGTCGGCAGATTAGTGCTGACTCACAAAGACCGATTACTAAGATTTGGCTCGGAAATTGTTTTTGCAATGTGTGCAGAGTTTGAAACTGAGGTTGTCATTATCAATAAATCCGCAGAGGAAACAACTTTTGAGCAAGAGTTGGTCACAGACATGATTGAGTTAATTACCGTGTTTTCAGCACGTCTGTATGGCTCTAGAAGCAAGAAAAATAAGAAATTGATTGATGGCATGACTCAAGTAGTAAAGGAGGTGTCATAG
- a CDS encoding transposase family protein has product MALSYQFSTLSTQEPTYLRHMTTFQLLGIQFGVSESTANDTFNYWLTILQEILPSSLLEQVKKNASDYEIVQEILTDYELIVDSCEQPRERPGEYQEQQDYYSGKKKSHTFKNQITVLPDGRDIVDIIAGEPGPKSDIALFRQGQKNFETHQKFQGDKGYVGESSIKTPTKKPKKRELSESQKKKNKQMASDRIFVEHLIRILKIFRVASERFRLNPTKYEQIIMTICGLVRFRIGALVL; this is encoded by the coding sequence TTGGCATTATCCTATCAATTTAGCACGCTAAGTACGCAAGAGCCGACATATTTAAGACATATGACAACGTTTCAATTATTAGGCATACAGTTTGGAGTCAGTGAATCAACCGCCAATGATACATTTAATTACTGGCTTACAATCCTACAAGAAATCCTGCCATCAAGTTTACTTGAACAAGTAAAAAAAAACGCAAGTGATTACGAGATAGTTCAAGAAATTTTAACAGATTATGAACTAATAGTGGATAGCTGCGAACAGCCGAGAGAAAGACCAGGGGAGTATCAAGAGCAGCAGGATTATTACTCTGGAAAAAAGAAAAGTCATACATTTAAAAATCAAATTACTGTTCTACCTGATGGGAGAGATATTGTTGATATAATTGCGGGAGAGCCAGGACCTAAAAGTGACATAGCTTTATTTCGTCAAGGTCAGAAAAACTTTGAAACCCATCAAAAATTTCAAGGGGATAAAGGTTATGTCGGAGAGTCATCAATTAAAACTCCTACGAAGAAGCCGAAAAAAAGAGAATTAAGCGAATCACAAAAAAAGAAAAATAAACAAATGGCTTCCGACCGAATATTTGTCGAACATTTAATTCGGATATTAAAAATATTTAGAGTGGCGTCTGAAAGATTTAGATTAAATCCAACTAAATATGAACAAATAATTATGACGATATGTGGACTTGTAAGGTTCCGAATAGGAGCCTTAGTCTTATAA
- a CDS encoding ISL3 family transposase, whose protein sequence is MLEDVAKNVMPIDVKDLRRLGIDEISLVKGQGKFIVVLVDIDSGKLIGLVKERKQIEIKKTMRMWGEKVLSQIEEVSIDMTGNYKSLIEKICPNALVTVDRFHVTKLVHEELNRARIAENKIASELNAPERKKVFESLKGNKFTILKAENKLTEKQKDKLNRIKQASPLIARMHSLKEDFHNLFEDNKNVVTGTLELINWLKKAEPYYQRSVQTIKRWFGEIVGYFERRTTSGVVEGINNKLKLIKRSGFGFRNFRNFEIRALLSWHYPINLAR, encoded by the coding sequence ATGCTTGAAGATGTAGCTAAAAATGTGATGCCAATAGATGTCAAAGATTTAAGAAGATTAGGAATAGATGAAATTAGTTTGGTCAAAGGACAAGGAAAATTTATTGTCGTGCTAGTAGATATAGATTCAGGTAAATTGATAGGTTTAGTAAAAGAAAGAAAACAAATTGAAATCAAAAAAACCATGAGAATGTGGGGAGAAAAAGTTTTGTCACAAATAGAAGAAGTAAGTATTGATATGACAGGCAATTATAAATCTTTAATTGAGAAGATTTGTCCAAACGCCCTTGTAACGGTAGATAGGTTCCATGTTACTAAATTAGTACATGAAGAATTAAATCGAGCTAGGATAGCAGAAAATAAAATAGCATCTGAGTTAAATGCCCCGGAAAGAAAAAAAGTATTTGAAAGTTTAAAAGGAAATAAATTTACAATTCTAAAAGCCGAGAATAAGCTCACCGAAAAGCAAAAAGATAAATTAAATAGAATTAAACAAGCTTCTCCTTTAATAGCTAGAATGCATTCATTAAAAGAAGATTTTCACAATTTATTTGAAGACAATAAAAATGTGGTAACGGGAACGCTAGAATTAATCAATTGGTTAAAAAAAGCTGAACCATATTATCAAAGAAGTGTGCAGACAATTAAACGGTGGTTTGGAGAAATAGTCGGATATTTTGAACGAAGGACTACCAGTGGAGTAGTAGAAGGAATAAATAATAAACTGAAGTTAATAAAGCGAAGTGGATTTGGATTTAGAAACTTTCGTAATTTTGAGATTAGAGCTTTACTTTCTTGGCATTATCCTATCAATTTAGCACGCTAA
- a CDS encoding transposase family protein, which yields MSDVLGYIKNNSQETQRLVGLKYEQLEQLINQAIALHTQKQQDIEAKKVRIINKGGGRKVKLSTEEQILLTLIYLRHLTTFQLLGIQFGVSESTANDTFNYWFPILQQILPSSLLQQVKKNISDYEVVQEILTDYELIVDTSEQARERPGDYKEQSKYYSGKKKHHTFKNQITVLPDGKDIVDVIAGEPGPKSDINLFRSGQNAFNPHQKFKGDKGYEGEASIKTPTKKPKKGELTRSEKEKNKVIASERIFVEHLIRVIKIFRVASERFRLNTSKYEQIIMTICGLVRLRIGALVL from the coding sequence ATGAGTGACGTATTAGGTTACATTAAAAATAACTCCCAGGAAACCCAGCGATTAGTTGGTCTAAAGTATGAGCAACTAGAACAACTAATAAACCAGGCGATAGCCTTACATACCCAAAAGCAACAGGACATCGAAGCGAAGAAAGTTAGAATCATAAATAAAGGGGGCGGTCGTAAGGTAAAGCTATCAACAGAAGAGCAAATTCTTTTAACTTTGATATATTTACGACATTTAACAACATTTCAATTGTTAGGTATCCAGTTTGGAGTGAGTGAATCAACCGCAAACGATACATTTAACTACTGGTTCCCAATCCTACAACAAATCCTGCCATCAAGTTTACTTCAACAGGTAAAAAAAAACATCAGTGATTACGAGGTAGTGCAAGAAATCCTAACCGACTATGAACTAATAGTAGATACTTCGGAACAGGCTAGAGAGCGACCAGGCGACTATAAAGAGCAGTCCAAGTATTACTCAGGCAAGAAAAAGCACCATACCTTTAAAAACCAAATTACTGTTTTACCAGATGGCAAAGATATTGTTGATGTAATCGCGGGAGAACCAGGACCAAAAAGTGATATAAATTTGTTTCGCTCAGGGCAGAATGCATTTAATCCTCATCAAAAGTTTAAAGGAGATAAAGGTTATGAAGGAGAAGCATCGATTAAAACTCCGACAAAAAAGCCAAAAAAAGGAGAATTAACTCGGTCAGAAAAAGAGAAAAATAAAGTAATTGCATCTGAACGAATATTTGTTGAACATTTGATTCGTGTAATTAAGATATTTAGAGTGGCATCTGAAAGATTCAGATTAAATACAAGTAAATACGAACAAATAATTATGACAATATGTGGGCTTGTAAGATTGCGAATAGGAGCCTTGGTTTTATAA
- the xth gene encoding exodeoxyribonuclease III gives MKIATWNVNSIRTRLEQVIAWLSQNPVDVLCLQETKVIDADFPRSPFEELGYQLYISGQKAYNGVALISRQPLSDVTTGFTAILPNLEPEWDTQKRVITGVIDGIRIVNLYVPNGSAVGSEKYEYKLGWLKVLQEYLQLLLKSQASICVCGDFNIALEAKDIHDQVKTDNHIMASAAERQALRDILSLGFADAFRKFTTVGGHYSWWDYRTAAFRRNLGWRIDHHYLTPGLYERATSCIIDVEPRKLTQPSDHTPVIVEVEI, from the coding sequence ATGAAAATTGCTACTTGGAATGTCAACTCAATTCGTACACGCCTAGAACAGGTGATTGCTTGGTTAAGTCAAAATCCTGTTGATGTCCTGTGCTTACAAGAAACAAAAGTTATAGACGCCGACTTTCCGCGATCGCCTTTTGAAGAATTGGGCTATCAACTTTATATTTCTGGACAGAAAGCTTACAATGGCGTCGCCTTAATCAGTCGCCAACCCCTTTCAGATGTCACCACTGGTTTCACAGCTATTTTGCCCAATCTCGAACCGGAATGGGATACACAAAAGCGTGTGATTACTGGTGTAATCGATGGCATTCGGATTGTCAACCTTTATGTTCCCAATGGTTCAGCTGTAGGCAGCGAGAAATACGAATACAAGTTAGGCTGGTTGAAAGTGCTGCAGGAGTATTTGCAATTACTCCTGAAATCACAAGCAAGTATCTGCGTGTGTGGCGACTTTAATATCGCACTCGAAGCCAAGGATATTCACGATCAAGTAAAGACTGACAACCACATTATGGCATCGGCAGCAGAGCGCCAAGCCTTACGAGATATATTGTCCTTGGGATTTGCTGATGCCTTTCGCAAATTTACTACAGTTGGCGGACACTACAGCTGGTGGGACTATCGCACAGCCGCCTTTCGTCGCAACTTAGGTTGGCGGATTGACCATCACTATCTCACACCTGGGCTGTATGAGCGTGCTACAAGCTGCATTATTGATGTTGAACCCAGAAAATTGACCCAACCCAGCGATCATACGCCAGTGATTGTCGAAGTCGAGATTTGA
- a CDS encoding S8 family peptidase: MASDYSDNQLLTDQGLNITSVSSGNTFNDSENYGLSLNGRSSSHTTNNDLKTNDADVQQSSSDVSTTSYSSNSGYGLVNAGAAVAKAIGQNTFADVPDLGGKNWGADMVKAPEAWTKGYTGKGVVVAVVDTGVDYNHEDLRDNIWTNTKEIADNGIDDDGNGYIDDVRGWNFIENTNEVLDKNGHGTHVSGTIAGENNDYGVTGIAYDSKIMSVKVLNDSGSGSYSGIANGIYYAVNNGANVINLSLGSNFPNSTLESAIEYASRKGVVVVMAAGNNGYPITSYPATYADKWGIAVGAVDRNNNMADFSNEPGISQLAYVTAPGVDIYSSVPGNKYAYYKGTSMATPHVAGVVALMLSANRNLTDAQVRQIITQTAGNSTSNLNSGFNFNNNSLVGQLVAQMPNNITQIPTSNFNLSSITERNTATLDLDSISISKLQNNDLFSEFTTLDTRHYDSTLNNK; encoded by the coding sequence ATGGCTAGTGATTATAGTGATAATCAATTGTTGACAGATCAAGGACTAAATATTACTTCTGTCTCTTCAGGAAATACCTTTAATGACAGCGAAAACTACGGTTTAAGTCTCAATGGTCGTAGTAGCTCTCACACAACTAACAATGATTTGAAAACAAATGATGCTGATGTGCAGCAGAGCAGTAGTGATGTTAGCACTACAAGCTATAGCTCTAACTCTGGCTACGGCTTGGTGAATGCAGGAGCCGCAGTGGCTAAAGCTATTGGTCAGAATACCTTTGCTGATGTTCCTGATTTGGGTGGGAAAAATTGGGGCGCCGATATGGTAAAAGCCCCAGAAGCCTGGACAAAGGGATATACAGGAAAAGGTGTTGTCGTTGCTGTTGTGGATACTGGAGTTGACTACAACCACGAAGATTTACGGGATAATATCTGGACTAATACCAAGGAAATTGCTGATAATGGTATAGATGATGATGGTAACGGCTATATTGATGATGTCCGGGGTTGGAACTTTATTGAGAACACCAATGAAGTTTTAGATAAAAACGGTCATGGTACCCATGTTTCTGGCACTATTGCTGGGGAAAACAATGACTATGGTGTGACCGGTATTGCTTATGATTCCAAGATTATGTCGGTTAAAGTTCTCAATGATTCTGGTTCAGGCTCCTATAGTGGCATCGCTAATGGTATTTACTATGCTGTAAATAATGGTGCTAATGTAATTAACCTCAGCCTGGGTAGTAATTTTCCTAATAGCACTCTAGAATCAGCTATTGAATATGCCAGTCGCAAAGGTGTGGTTGTTGTCATGGCCGCAGGCAATAATGGTTACCCGATCACATCTTATCCCGCCACCTATGCAGATAAGTGGGGAATTGCAGTTGGGGCTGTAGATCGCAATAATAATATGGCTGATTTCTCTAATGAACCAGGAATCAGTCAACTTGCTTATGTCACAGCTCCAGGGGTAGATATCTACTCCTCAGTGCCAGGTAATAAGTATGCCTACTATAAGGGTACGTCTATGGCGACTCCCCACGTTGCCGGGGTAGTTGCTCTAATGCTTAGTGCTAACCGTAACCTGACTGATGCTCAAGTGCGTCAGATCATCACCCAGACTGCAGGAAATAGTACATCAAATCTCAACTCTGGCTTCAACTTCAACAATAATTCCCTAGTGGGTCAATTAGTTGCACAGATGCCAAACAATATTACACAAATACCAACCTCTAATTTCAACCTCAGTTCTATAACCGAGAGGAATACTGCAACTTTAGATTTGGACAGTATTAGTATCTCTAAATTGCAAAATAATGACCTATTTTCGGAGTTCACAACCTTAGACACAAGGCACTACGATAGCACTCTTAACAACAAATAG
- a CDS encoding RNA-guided endonuclease TnpB family protein, protein MLLGFKTELKLNNQQRIALAKHCGVARHAWNWGLGLTKQILDHNKDNPDSKIKFPTAIDLHKWLVALVKSEHEWYYECSKSTPQQALMALRESWKRCFNKTAGVPKFKKKGKRDSFTLEGIVKILSNNKIQVPVIGILKTYERLPQVLTKSCTISRQADRWFISFRFEVETAVGTSNSVLGVDLGVKTLATLSTGEVILGAKSYKKYETKLSRMQWLNRHKIIGSANWKKAQIQIARLHRKIANIRKDTLHKLTTLLAKNHGTVVIEDLNVSGMLANHKLASSIADMGFFEFRRQLTYKCKLYGSNLVVVDRWFPSSKTCSNCGTKKETLSLSERVFECGNCGFTIDRDLNAAINLVLAVS, encoded by the coding sequence GTGCTACTAGGTTTCAAGACTGAATTGAAACTGAATAATCAGCAACGCATTGCATTAGCAAAACATTGTGGAGTAGCACGCCATGCTTGGAACTGGGGACTTGGATTGACCAAACAAATCCTTGACCATAACAAAGATAATCCTGATTCTAAAATTAAGTTTCCTACTGCTATTGACCTACATAAGTGGTTAGTAGCATTAGTGAAATCTGAGCATGAGTGGTATTACGAATGTTCAAAAAGTACGCCACAGCAAGCATTAATGGCTTTGCGTGAGTCTTGGAAACGATGCTTCAACAAGACTGCTGGTGTTCCAAAATTTAAGAAAAAAGGTAAACGTGATTCTTTCACTCTAGAAGGTATAGTCAAAATCTTAAGCAATAACAAAATCCAAGTTCCTGTAATTGGTATTCTTAAAACCTATGAACGATTACCGCAGGTATTAACAAAGTCTTGTACAATATCTCGCCAAGCGGACAGATGGTTTATTAGTTTTAGGTTTGAGGTAGAAACGGCTGTAGGCACTTCCAACAGTGTTTTAGGCGTTGACCTCGGTGTCAAAACGTTGGCTACACTTTCAACAGGTGAAGTTATATTAGGAGCCAAATCTTATAAAAAATATGAAACTAAGTTAAGCAGAATGCAATGGTTGAATCGCCATAAAATTATTGGTTCAGCTAATTGGAAGAAGGCGCAAATACAGATTGCTAGGTTGCATAGAAAGATAGCCAACATCCGAAAAGATACGTTACACAAGCTCACGACACTACTAGCCAAGAACCACGGCACAGTAGTGATTGAAGACCTTAATGTGTCTGGAATGTTGGCTAACCACAAACTAGCGTCATCGATTGCTGATATGGGATTTTTCGAGTTTCGCCGTCAATTAACATATAAGTGCAAACTGTATGGTTCTAATTTGGTTGTAGTTGATAGATGGTTTCCTAGTTCCAAAACCTGCTCTAACTGCGGAACCAAAAAAGAAACGCTCTCGCTATCAGAAAGAGTGTTTGAGTGTGGTAACTGCGGTTTCACAATTGACCGTGATTTGAACGCTGCAATCAATTTGGTATTAGCTGTCAGTTAG
- a CDS encoding pitrilysin family protein — protein MTSTLPKFPRLNTPTLHELPNGLTIVAEQMPVEAVNLSLWIKVGSAVESDAINGMAHFLEHMIFKGTEQLASGEFERRIEERGAVTNAATSQDYTQYYITAAPKDFAELAPLQIDVVVNASIPDDAFERERLVVLEEIRRSEDNPQRRTFRRAIETAYEQLPYRRPVLGPETVISQLQPQQMRNFHHTWYQPPSITAVAVGNLPTDELIEIIAKAFTQNSPGSTVNSQQSTVIPESAFRSIVRREFIDESLQQARLVMVWRVPGMIELHQTYALDVLAGILGHGRTSRLVRDLREERGLVSSISVSNMSNRLQGTFYISAKCAVENLQAVEEAISQHIRMLQTELVKTSEIARVQRRVANKFIFSNETPSDRAGLYGYYQTLIGDLEPAFNYPASIQAQDATDLILAAQQYLSPDAYGVVVVKPV, from the coding sequence ATGACCTCTACCCTACCAAAATTTCCTCGTCTCAATACCCCAACGCTCCATGAGTTACCCAATGGTTTGACAATCGTCGCGGAGCAAATGCCTGTTGAAGCTGTTAACCTCAGTTTATGGATTAAAGTAGGTTCAGCAGTAGAATCGGATGCCATTAATGGCATGGCGCACTTTTTAGAGCATATGATTTTTAAGGGAACTGAGCAACTGGCTAGCGGCGAATTTGAACGTCGTATTGAAGAGCGGGGTGCTGTAACTAATGCTGCTACTAGTCAAGACTATACCCAATATTACATAACCGCTGCCCCTAAAGATTTTGCTGAACTTGCGCCACTGCAAATAGATGTAGTAGTTAATGCTAGTATTCCCGATGATGCCTTTGAACGGGAAAGGTTGGTAGTTCTGGAAGAAATTAGACGTTCTGAAGATAATCCCCAGCGGCGGACTTTTCGCCGGGCGATAGAAACAGCGTATGAACAGCTACCTTATCGTCGTCCAGTATTGGGACCGGAAACCGTAATATCTCAACTCCAACCCCAGCAAATGCGGAATTTTCACCATACTTGGTATCAACCTCCATCAATTACCGCTGTAGCTGTGGGAAATTTACCTACGGATGAATTAATCGAAATTATTGCCAAAGCATTTACACAAAACAGTCCAGGGTCAACAGTCAACAGTCAACAGTCAACAGTTATTCCTGAATCAGCTTTTAGAAGCATTGTACGGCGGGAATTTATCGATGAAAGTCTTCAGCAAGCACGACTGGTCATGGTTTGGCGGGTTCCAGGGATGATTGAACTCCATCAAACTTATGCATTGGATGTTTTAGCCGGAATTTTGGGACATGGACGGACATCAAGGCTGGTCAGGGATTTGCGGGAAGAGAGGGGTTTGGTTTCCTCGATTTCTGTGAGTAATATGAGCAATCGCCTACAAGGAACATTCTATATTTCAGCTAAGTGTGCAGTCGAAAACTTACAAGCTGTAGAGGAAGCGATCTCCCAACATATCCGCATGTTACAAACAGAGTTGGTCAAAACATCAGAAATTGCTCGCGTACAGCGACGAGTCGCCAACAAATTTATCTTTAGCAACGAAACACCAAGCGATCGCGCCGGTTTATACGGTTATTATCAGACATTGATTGGAGATTTAGAACCAGCTTTTAACTACCCAGCCAGTATTCAAGCTCAGGATGCAACTGATTTAATCCTAGCTGCTCAACAGTATCTTTCCCCAGATGCTTATGGTGTAGTTGTCGTCAAACCAGTTTAA